A region of Eschrichtius robustus isolate mEscRob2 chromosome 19, mEscRob2.pri, whole genome shotgun sequence DNA encodes the following proteins:
- the APRT gene encoding adenine phosphoribosyltransferase isoform X2 has product MADSELQLVAQRIRSFPDFPVPGVLFRDISPVLKDPDSFRASISLLANHLKKAHGGRIDYIAGLDSRGFLFGPSLAQELGLGCILIRKRGKLPGPTVCVSYTLEYGKAELEIQRDALEPGQKVVVVDDLLATGGTMRAACELLGQLQAQVLECVSLVELTSLKGREKLGPVPFFSLLQYE; this is encoded by the exons ATGGCGGATTCCGAGCTGCAGCTGGTGGCGCAGCGGATCCGCAGCTTCCCCGACTTCCCCGTCCCCGGCGTGCTGTTCAG GGACATCTCACCCGTCCTGAAGGACCCCGACTCCTTCCGCGCCTCCATCAGCCTCCTGGCTAATCACCTGAAAAAGGCCCACGGCGGCAGGATCGACTACATCGCGG GCCTAGACTCCCGTGGCTTCCTGTTTGGTCCCTCCCTGGCCCAGGAGCTGGGCTTGGGCTGCATTCTCATCCGGAAGCGAGGGAAGCTGCCAGGCCCCACTGTGTGTGTCTCATACACACTGGAATACGGGAAG GCTGAGCTGGAGATCCAGAGGGACGCCCTGGAGCCAGGGCAGAAGGTGGTGGTTGTGGATGATCTGCTCGCCACTGGCG gaacCATGCGTGCAGCCTGTGAGCTGCTGGGTCAGCTGCAGGCCCAGGTGCTGGAGTGCGTGAGCCTGGTGGAGCTGACCTCTCTGAAGGGCAGGGAGAAGCTGGGGCCTGTGcccttcttctctctcctgcAGTACGAGTGA
- the APRT gene encoding adenine phosphoribosyltransferase isoform X1: MADSELQLVAQRIRSFPDFPVPGVLFRDISPVLKDPDSFRASISLLANHLKKAHGGRIDYIAGLDSRGFLFGPSLAQELGLGCILIRKRGKLPGPTVCVSYTLEYGKAELEIQRDALEPGQKVVVVDDLLATGVRVTPAPTPHQLEKRISLGGCSDPHWPPGGPEVQRGVLMRLWLSGFLLSGAAAWGGLLGLLEAPRPGAAGSLTVE, translated from the exons ATGGCGGATTCCGAGCTGCAGCTGGTGGCGCAGCGGATCCGCAGCTTCCCCGACTTCCCCGTCCCCGGCGTGCTGTTCAG GGACATCTCACCCGTCCTGAAGGACCCCGACTCCTTCCGCGCCTCCATCAGCCTCCTGGCTAATCACCTGAAAAAGGCCCACGGCGGCAGGATCGACTACATCGCGG GCCTAGACTCCCGTGGCTTCCTGTTTGGTCCCTCCCTGGCCCAGGAGCTGGGCTTGGGCTGCATTCTCATCCGGAAGCGAGGGAAGCTGCCAGGCCCCACTGTGTGTGTCTCATACACACTGGAATACGGGAAG GCTGAGCTGGAGATCCAGAGGGACGCCCTGGAGCCAGGGCAGAAGGTGGTGGTTGTGGATGATCTGCTCGCCACTGGCG TACGAGTGACCCCGGCCCCAACCCCGCACCAACTGGAAAAGAGGATCAGCCTGGGCGGCTGCAGCGACCCCCACTGGCCACCAGGGGGACCAGAAGTCCAGCGGGGGGTACTTATGCGTCTGTGGCTAAGTGGTTTTCTCCTGAGCGGGGCTGCTGCCTGGGGGGGCCTGCTGGGGCTTCTGGAAGCCCCAAGGCCTGGAGCTGCAGGCTCGTTGACAGTGGAATGA